One genomic segment of Acanthochromis polyacanthus isolate Apoly-LR-REF ecotype Palm Island chromosome 9, KAUST_Apoly_ChrSc, whole genome shotgun sequence includes these proteins:
- the LOC127535515 gene encoding uncharacterized protein LOC127535515 produces MAGRVTFRVLFGGEDDARKLTIESGIPNTVEEFALQIKTFFQVTEPFRLQYRDREMDDQFMNLLSTSELEDKATVKVVYIPSETTSSNPLSRDTSPTIPGTPSSVNSSSHEPNDSDSYSSNDTIILSSPETRSCSWPKVFVVPRFSYFAEMMLHTGNDEFSAHGTLLSPTPKTRSDILEGLAEEIMKYTAYPKDEQLEEVAKALIQSHPCLLEKGTRSGYCGWKHYLKIKMMNFRSKLSRAGHREVAVNSLKNKRKGQEKPAANIKKPRKAEVNFCPNIPRGETRERMEADRVALLSEVKKKKKDEAAIRKMMQYTFSIRRQEVLQEPAIPDFQNRWPALFDVSEINLEFMRLTTVPLTSKFLGELDRQTDNLIKVFNAKGGATGRKITTIMAQMDNNKHTNVRRDCVLSCLSIYLNEDLGTLVKEYVDIESREAEADIAEKTMGIYTVRAEGHGSDDSDGPGDGRFADVGVVLEGVEVLHNLQSISHACVMLYGLIYALNLSYPKSLKRTFEVYQKILMDLDSTKLSPKVQALKLKLLQ; encoded by the exons ATGGCAGGACGAGTAACTTTCAGAGTCCTCTTTGGAGGTGAAGACGATGCAAGAAAACTCACCATTGAATCTGGAATACCAAACACTGTGGAGGAATTCGCTCTTCAAATAAAGACTTTCTTCCAAGTGACTGAGCCATTCAGACTTCAGTACAGAGACAGAGAAATGGATGATCAGTTCATGAACCTCTTGTCAACTTCAGAACTTGAAGATAAAGCTACTGTGAAAGTAGTGTACATACCTTCTGAGACAACCAGCTCTAATCCACTCTCAAGGGATACCAGCCCTACAATCCCAGGTACTCCTTCCAGTGTCAACTCCTCATCACATGAGCCAAATGATTCAGACTCCTACAGCAGCAATGATACCATCATCTTGTCATCGCCCGAGACCCGGTCCTGTTCTTGGCCCAAAGTCTTTGTTGTTCCTCGCTTCTCATACTTTGCTGAGATGATGCTCCACACTGGAAATGATGAGTTCAGTGCACACGGAACTTTGCTGTCTCCGACCCCAAAAACACGTTCTGATATTCTTGAGGGCCTAGCTGAAGAAATCATGAAGTATACAGCATATCCAAAGGATGAGCAGTTAGAAGAAGTGGCCAAGGCTCTGATACAGTCCCATCCATGTCTCCTGGAGAAAGGCACTCGCAGTGGCTACTGTGGTTGGAAGCACTACTTGAAAATAAAGATGATGAACTTCAGATCAAAGCTtag CCGAGCTGGACATCGTGAGGTTGCAGTCAACTCTCTGAAGAATAAACGGAAAGGCCAGGAGAAGCCAGCAGCCAACATCAAGAAGCCCAGGAAGGCAGAAGTTAATTTCTGTCCAAACATTCCCAGAGGTGAAACAAGAGAGAGAATGGAGGCAGATAGGGTAGCTCTACTGTCAGaggtaaaaaagaagaaaaaggatgaGGCTGCAATCAGGAAGATGATGCAGTATACCTTCTCGATCAGGAGGCAGGAGGTTCTCCAGGAGCCAGCCATTCCAGACTTCCAAAACAGATGGCCAGCACTCTTTGATGTCAGTGAG ATCAACTTGGAGTTTATGCGACTGACAACTGTACCTCTGACCTCCAAATTCCTGGGAGAACTGGATCGTCAGACCGACAACCTGATCAAGGTTTTTAATGCCAAAGGTGGAGCTACAGGAAGAAAGATCACCACCATAATGGCCCAGATGgataat aacaaaCACACCAACGTGAGGCGTGATTGTGTGCTGAGCTGTCTGAGCATCTACCTCAATGAAGACCTGGGCACGCTGGTTAAAGAATATGTG gACATTGAATCCAGAGAGGCTGAGGCAGACATTGCAGAGAAAACCATGGGCATCTACACAGTCCGAGCAGAGGGTCATGGTTCTGATGATTCTGATGGTCCAGGTGATGGACGCTTTGCTGATGTCGGTGTTGTGCTGGAAGGCGTGGAAGTCCTCCATAACCTGCAGAGTATCAGCCATGCATGCGTGATGCTTTATGGACTGATCTACGCACTCAACTTGAGCTATCCAAAAAGCCTGAAGCGTACATTCGAGGTGTACCAAAAAATCCTGATGGACCTGGACTCAACCAAGCTTTCACCAAAAGTACAGGCACTGAAACTCAAATTGCTTCAGTGA